Proteins from a genomic interval of Rhodococcus rhodochrous:
- a CDS encoding gluconokinase: MAVVVMGVSGCGKTTFAKQLADAIGGAFIEADDYHSDASIEKMRSGHALGDEDREPWLRAVAAAAADSVETPVVACSALKRSYRDILRAGTPAVFLHLDVPVDVVRSRVRGRGGHFFSESLVASQFETLEPLGPDEDGVTLDATRSLPELLDTARSYLEGRR, from the coding sequence ATGGCTGTTGTGGTGATGGGCGTCAGTGGATGTGGCAAAACGACTTTCGCGAAGCAACTCGCGGACGCGATCGGCGGCGCCTTCATCGAGGCGGACGATTACCACAGCGACGCGTCGATCGAGAAGATGCGCTCGGGGCACGCGCTCGGCGACGAGGATCGTGAGCCGTGGTTGCGTGCGGTCGCCGCGGCCGCTGCCGACAGCGTCGAGACCCCGGTGGTCGCGTGCTCGGCACTGAAGCGGTCCTACCGCGACATCCTGCGTGCCGGCACCCCGGCCGTCTTCCTCCATCTGGATGTGCCCGTCGACGTCGTGCGGTCCAGGGTTCGCGGACGCGGCGGCCACTTCTTCTCCGAGTCGCTGGTGGCTTCCCAGTTCGAGACGCTCGAGCCGCTGGGACCCGACGAGGACGGCGTCACCCTGGACGCGACCCGCTCGCTCCCCGAACTCCTCGATACAGCCCGCTCGTACCTCGAAGGCCGCCGGTAG